Proteins encoded within one genomic window of Candidatus Desulfarcum epimagneticum:
- the csaA gene encoding putative chaperone CsaA (Evidence 3 : Putative function from multiple computational evidences), translating to MGHIQWSDFEKVALEVGTIVDVRDFPEAKKPAYILKVDFGGKTGVKKSSARITDLYSKKSLVGKQVIAVVNFPPKQIGPIMSECLVTGFHREDGAVVLAAPDGEVPNGARLV from the coding sequence ATGGGCCATATCCAGTGGAGCGATTTTGAAAAAGTGGCGCTTGAAGTCGGGACCATCGTGGACGTCCGGGACTTTCCGGAGGCGAAAAAACCCGCCTATATTCTGAAAGTGGATTTCGGCGGAAAAACCGGCGTTAAAAAATCCAGCGCCCGGATCACGGACCTTTATTCCAAAAAGAGTCTTGTGGGCAAACAGGTCATCGCCGTGGTCAACTTTCCCCCCAAACAGATCGGCCCCATCATGTCGGAATGCCTTGTGACAGGCTTTCACCGGGAGGATGGGGCCGTTGTGCTGGCCGCGCCGGACGGCGAGGTTCCCAACGGGGCGCGGCTGGTCTGA
- a CDS encoding conserved hypothetical protein (Evidence 4 : Unknown function but conserved in other organisms): MLKEPGVFSELITGLPEADIPFEGVRGWISQGPRVQTVFFEIEAIGEIPAHSHGAQWGVVVEGEMELTIEGESRACQKGDHYFIPGNAVHSAVFHKKTWVIDVFEDQDRYAEKT, translated from the coding sequence ATGTTAAAAGAGCCCGGCGTTTTTTCAGAATTGATCACCGGTCTTCCGGAGGCGGACATTCCCTTCGAGGGGGTCCGGGGCTGGATATCCCAGGGCCCCCGGGTCCAGACCGTGTTCTTTGAAATCGAGGCCATCGGCGAGATCCCGGCGCACAGCCACGGGGCCCAGTGGGGCGTGGTGGTGGAAGGCGAGATGGAGCTGACCATCGAGGGAGAATCGCGGGCATGCCAAAAAGGCGATCATTATTTTATCCCTGGAAACGCGGTCCACTCCGCCGTGTTTCACAAAAAAACCTGGGTCATCGACGTGTTCGAGGACCAGGACCGATACGCGGAAAAGACCTGA
- a CDS encoding putative LPS-assembly protein LptD (Evidence 3 : Putative function from multiple computational evidences) codes for MMNVFFKGESVISMTYFIRLLAAFLAATLLSASAAAGEGLFSGFKTGGDSSPWHISADSLTYHEGQGCYSASGDVEIQGHGKRLLADFVRFCPETMEASAKGGAFLESGQDVLSADSIDLNLAGRTGTARRGEVFFHESHFHIAADQIVKTGENSYLMENAGLSTCDGENPAWKITCRSLDVTIEGYGFVKGAAFRIKGVPVLYVPFFVFPAKTKRATGLLPPAVGHSDRMGFEHTQPFFWVLGENRDATFHIRHTGERGEMFGAEYRHVFDGRSKFAARLDVLSDRKADTGSAESAENWGYDDDDFDRPNQDRYWLRAKHDQALPGGVFMKLDVDVVSDQDYLHEFKTGYHGHGDTQAYFSERFGRHIDDYNDSERISRIAFDRVWPRFGLSAEARAYDDVIQRRRSGLDETLFKLPGIRFFAVRRPLWNLPVYGETDAEFAHFYRSEGMSGTRADASARLSLPARFWDILNVEASLGLRQTVWNMENHTREGVDRGEGEFYRTVADAALHVSSELFADWALGPEGASRLTHRMAPDVSWEYAPELSQDRYPFFDSSDRVDAKNGLSYSLTHLFMLGAEKKPRDPGAAPEWETRQIGRVKMSQTWRADDAVCFSTDAESGYEECGERGFSPISLEMSAGPFQNFSATADLTWSMDGHFFTQNFGVSYTRPGWLEISAERRYSRNWSETIFSKARFQLTDRISVFARYERNLHTDENIDSGAGFGYKAQCWSVDLGYRKQGDDRRFDFKVDLAGFSDF; via the coding sequence ATGATGAATGTTTTTTTTAAAGGAGAATCGGTCATTTCAATGACATATTTCATTCGCTTGCTCGCCGCCTTCCTTGCGGCGACGCTTTTGTCGGCGTCCGCGGCCGCCGGGGAGGGGCTTTTTTCCGGTTTTAAGACAGGAGGAGACAGTTCCCCCTGGCATATTTCCGCCGACTCGCTGACCTATCATGAGGGCCAGGGGTGTTACAGCGCCTCGGGCGACGTGGAGATTCAAGGCCACGGCAAACGCCTTTTGGCGGATTTTGTCCGCTTCTGCCCCGAAACCATGGAGGCCTCGGCAAAAGGCGGGGCCTTTCTCGAATCGGGACAGGATGTTTTGTCAGCGGATTCCATTGATCTCAACCTGGCCGGGCGGACCGGGACGGCCCGGCGGGGCGAGGTGTTTTTTCATGAGAGCCACTTTCACATCGCGGCCGATCAGATTGTGAAAACCGGGGAGAACTCCTATTTAATGGAAAACGCCGGTCTGTCCACATGCGACGGGGAAAACCCGGCCTGGAAAATCACCTGCCGGAGCCTGGACGTGACCATCGAGGGCTACGGATTTGTGAAGGGAGCCGCCTTCAGGATCAAGGGGGTCCCGGTTTTGTACGTTCCCTTTTTCGTGTTCCCGGCCAAAACCAAACGGGCCACCGGTCTTCTGCCCCCGGCGGTCGGCCATTCGGACCGGATGGGGTTTGAGCACACCCAGCCCTTTTTCTGGGTTCTGGGCGAAAACCGCGACGCCACTTTTCACATCCGCCACACCGGGGAGCGGGGGGAGATGTTCGGGGCCGAATACCGGCATGTCTTTGACGGACGCTCCAAATTCGCCGCGCGGCTGGACGTTCTTTCCGACCGGAAGGCCGACACGGGCTCGGCGGAATCCGCTGAAAACTGGGGATACGACGACGACGATTTTGACCGGCCCAACCAGGACCGCTACTGGCTCAGGGCCAAGCATGACCAGGCGCTGCCCGGGGGCGTTTTCATGAAGCTGGATGTGGACGTGGTCAGCGACCAGGATTACCTTCACGAATTCAAAACCGGGTATCACGGGCATGGGGACACCCAGGCGTATTTTTCCGAGCGTTTCGGCCGTCACATCGACGATTACAACGACTCCGAAAGAATCAGCCGGATCGCCTTTGACCGGGTGTGGCCCCGGTTCGGCCTGAGCGCCGAGGCGCGGGCCTACGACGATGTCATCCAAAGACGCCGCTCGGGCCTGGACGAAACCCTTTTCAAACTCCCGGGCATTCGGTTTTTCGCCGTCCGGCGGCCCTTGTGGAATTTGCCGGTTTATGGGGAGACGGACGCCGAGTTCGCCCATTTTTACCGCTCCGAAGGCATGTCCGGGACAAGGGCCGACGCTTCGGCCCGGCTTTCGCTTCCCGCAAGGTTTTGGGACATCCTCAACGTGGAGGCGTCCCTCGGGCTCCGCCAGACCGTCTGGAATATGGAAAATCACACCCGGGAAGGCGTGGACCGGGGGGAGGGGGAGTTTTACCGGACCGTGGCCGACGCGGCCCTCCACGTCTCTTCGGAGCTTTTCGCGGACTGGGCCCTGGGCCCGGAAGGCGCCTCGCGTCTGACCCACAGGATGGCGCCGGATGTGTCCTGGGAATATGCCCCGGAATTGAGCCAGGACCGCTATCCTTTTTTTGACTCCTCAGACCGGGTGGACGCGAAAAACGGCCTGTCCTACTCCCTGACCCACCTGTTTATGCTGGGCGCTGAAAAAAAGCCCCGGGACCCGGGCGCGGCGCCTGAGTGGGAGACCCGTCAGATCGGGCGCGTGAAGATGTCCCAGACCTGGCGGGCCGATGACGCCGTGTGTTTTTCCACGGACGCCGAATCCGGCTATGAGGAATGCGGGGAAAGAGGTTTTTCGCCCATTTCCCTAGAGATGAGCGCCGGGCCGTTTCAAAATTTTTCAGCCACCGCTGATTTGACCTGGTCCATGGACGGCCATTTTTTCACCCAGAATTTCGGCGTGTCCTACACAAGGCCGGGGTGGCTGGAAATATCGGCGGAGCGCCGATATTCGCGGAATTGGAGCGAGACGATTTTCTCAAAAGCCCGGTTTCAGCTCACGGACCGGATATCGGTTTTCGCCCGGTATGAGCGCAACCTGCATACGGATGAAAACATCGACTCCGGCGCGGGCTTTGGCTACAAGGCCCAGTGCTGGTCCGTGGATTTGGGCTATCGGAAGCAGGGGGACGACCGGCGCTTTGATTTTAAGGTTGATCTCGCAGGATTTTCGGATTTTTAG
- a CDS encoding conserved hypothetical protein (Evidence 4 : Unknown function but conserved in other organisms): MKVTITKNCMGDRNCNNLCPEVFEYDENELKSIVKFDDIPEQYQDVARRAADECGADAIEIEE, from the coding sequence ATGAAAGTGACCATCACCAAAAACTGTATGGGAGACCGAAACTGCAACAATCTTTGCCCGGAGGTGTTCGAGTATGACGAAAACGAATTGAAATCCATCGTCAAATTCGATGATATCCCGGAACAATACCAGGACGTGGCAAGGCGGGCCGCCGACGAGTGCGGCGCGGACGCCATCGAAATCGAGGAATAA
- a CDS encoding conserved hypothetical protein (Evidence 4 : Unknown function but conserved in other organisms), with translation MDINLSIIDQRVGKIAEDFRAGLEDQVGSRLDDERAFSAAFTLLCVKAVLDIEFDEALEYITEGGDDGGVDALHVGDIQDGEFTVSLFQSKYRRKLDGESNFQESAVIKMLHAIGSIFDPDKEISLRKNLLARVEEIRSLVRDGNIPTVRVFLCNNGKKWTGKTREKMDAAGFGAQVVWRHLNHAGLVNLFQAQKPVNETISLHGKAVVEEFNFRRVLIGKMSVQGIRDLFENHGERLLERNVRRYLGLHKNRVNKGIKHTLLDADQRQNFYFYNNGVTMICAKFRHSALQEQNFSVRIEDLQIINGAQTCMTIQETLTQNPGAYDEAFALVRLYELGDEDERLAHQITYATNSQNPVDLRDLRSNDPLQAKLEEAVAGLGYQYKRKRDSSPGSSRTIPVNVAASAVLTVWRRKPHVAKFRAKELFGKYYDTIFNDGLNAAQLIMATLIYRHVDSERKKRSASGDAPRFLPYANHFLSMILGERLLIDNGIGCEDLDHRNFISVKDYFETHKSELYTRSVSRLKKALGKIGLGDENVSLQRLAAAFRRGDLLEILALETVQSLLRRLENNPGGNL, from the coding sequence ATGGATATCAACCTGAGCATTATTGATCAGCGTGTCGGGAAAATCGCGGAAGATTTTCGGGCGGGTCTGGAAGATCAGGTCGGGTCAAGGCTTGACGATGAGCGGGCGTTTTCCGCCGCTTTCACGCTGCTTTGCGTCAAAGCGGTTTTGGATATTGAATTTGACGAAGCCCTTGAATATATAACGGAAGGCGGAGACGACGGCGGGGTGGACGCCCTGCATGTCGGGGATATTCAGGATGGCGAATTCACTGTGTCTTTGTTTCAGTCCAAATACCGCCGAAAGCTGGACGGCGAATCCAACTTTCAGGAGAGCGCCGTCATCAAAATGCTTCATGCCATCGGGTCCATTTTCGACCCGGACAAGGAGATTTCTCTGAGGAAAAATCTGCTGGCAAGGGTCGAAGAGATTCGTTCCCTGGTTCGGGATGGCAATATTCCGACGGTTCGGGTATTTCTTTGCAACAATGGAAAAAAATGGACCGGGAAAACCCGGGAAAAAATGGACGCCGCAGGCTTCGGCGCCCAGGTGGTCTGGCGGCATTTGAATCATGCCGGGCTGGTGAATCTCTTTCAGGCGCAAAAACCGGTGAATGAAACGATCAGCCTGCATGGAAAGGCGGTTGTGGAGGAGTTTAATTTTCGGCGGGTGTTGATCGGGAAGATGTCGGTTCAAGGAATCAGGGATTTGTTTGAAAATCATGGGGAGCGCCTTTTGGAGCGCAATGTTCGCCGGTACCTGGGTTTGCATAAAAACCGGGTCAACAAGGGAATCAAACACACTTTGCTGGACGCGGACCAGCGGCAGAATTTTTATTTCTACAACAACGGCGTCACCATGATCTGCGCGAAGTTTCGGCACAGCGCGTTGCAGGAACAGAATTTTTCCGTGCGGATTGAGGATTTGCAGATCATTAACGGCGCTCAGACCTGCATGACGATCCAGGAAACCCTGACCCAAAATCCCGGCGCTTATGACGAGGCGTTTGCGCTGGTCAGACTCTATGAACTCGGGGACGAAGATGAGAGACTGGCCCATCAGATCACATACGCCACCAACAGTCAGAACCCGGTGGATTTGCGGGACTTGCGCTCCAATGATCCATTGCAGGCCAAACTTGAGGAAGCGGTGGCGGGGCTGGGCTACCAGTACAAACGCAAACGCGACTCATCGCCCGGCTCTTCCCGGACCATCCCGGTCAATGTGGCCGCCAGCGCCGTTTTGACGGTCTGGCGCCGAAAACCCCATGTGGCGAAATTTCGAGCCAAAGAGCTTTTCGGCAAATATTACGACACTATTTTTAATGACGGCCTTAACGCCGCTCAGCTGATCATGGCGACGCTGATTTATCGGCATGTGGACAGCGAGAGGAAAAAACGCTCCGCAAGCGGCGACGCGCCAAGGTTTTTGCCCTATGCCAACCATTTTCTTTCCATGATTCTCGGGGAGCGCCTGTTGATCGACAATGGCATTGGCTGCGAGGACCTGGACCATCGAAATTTTATATCCGTCAAAGATTATTTTGAGACTCACAAATCCGAACTTTACACCCGGTCTGTGTCGCGCCTGAAAAAGGCGCTGGGCAAAATTGGACTGGGCGATGAAAATGTGTCCCTTCAGCGTCTGGCCGCGGCGTTTCGCAGGGGCGATCTGCTTGAGATTCTTGCTCTGGAGACTGTCCAGAGCCTCCTGCGCCGATTGGAGAATAATCCGGGGGGCAATCTATGA
- the rbr gene encoding Rubrerythrin: MTQFKESRTAKNLLVSFAFESQANNRYLFFADQAKKDGYMQISKIFAETARQEFEHALRFFKFFNGGELEVTATFLTGVIKGTYDNLIASADLENHVHSRLYPGFAAVAREENYERAAETWDAIIVAERHHETLFAALARRVRSGKIFRKDEGAVWRCGNCGYLHEGPDAPKQCPACLRPQGHFEVLCDPV, translated from the coding sequence ATGACCCAGTTCAAAGAAAGCCGGACCGCGAAGAACCTGCTGGTTTCGTTTGCCTTTGAGTCCCAGGCCAACAACCGGTATCTTTTTTTCGCCGATCAGGCGAAAAAAGACGGATACATGCAAATATCCAAAATTTTCGCTGAAACGGCGAGACAGGAATTTGAGCACGCCCTTCGGTTTTTTAAATTTTTCAACGGGGGCGAGCTTGAAGTCACCGCCACCTTTCTCACCGGCGTCATAAAGGGCACATACGACAACCTCATCGCCTCGGCCGATCTTGAAAACCATGTGCACAGCCGGCTGTATCCCGGTTTCGCGGCGGTGGCCCGGGAGGAGAATTACGAGCGCGCCGCCGAGACCTGGGACGCCATTATTGTGGCGGAAAGGCATCATGAAACGCTCTTTGCGGCCCTGGCGAGGCGCGTCCGGTCCGGAAAAATATTCAGAAAAGACGAAGGGGCGGTCTGGCGATGCGGGAACTGCGGGTATCTCCATGAAGGGCCGGACGCGCCGAAACAGTGCCCGGCCTGTCTGCGCCCGCAGGGCCATTTTGAGGTTTTATGCGACCCCGTTTAA
- a CDS encoding RNA methyltransferase, translated as MLSNPRGNHRLRKKPPPKTYPYQENRRYFAQVADGLKEAAADELSELGADDVRPEFSGIYFKADPPALYRINYLSRLLSRCLAPLKSFDCPDDDILYQEVKKIQWEDFFSRGRTFAVSGNVSDSGISHSKYASLRVKDAVADYFREKTGQRPDVSPKNPNIQLNIHIRKDRAVLSLDTSGAALHKRGYREETVSAPMRETVAAAIIRYSGWDGSVPLYDPLCGSGTLLCEALMRQAHIPPGIFRSRFGFECLPDFNRDVWKQVKKEADGQIREAPAGLIAGSDVSSEAVRAARTNLMGLHHGNKVGVERADFLTLSPLKNHVITTNPPYGIRMGKDRNLGMFYKKFGDFLKQKCKGSVAFIYFGERKFIKNMGLKASWKKPIKAGGLDGRLVKYEMR; from the coding sequence ATGTTATCAAATCCCCGGGGCAATCATCGACTCAGAAAAAAACCGCCCCCCAAAACCTATCCGTATCAGGAGAATCGCCGTTATTTCGCCCAGGTGGCCGACGGTTTAAAAGAAGCCGCCGCGGACGAGCTGTCTGAGCTTGGCGCCGATGATGTCCGCCCGGAATTCAGCGGGATTTACTTCAAGGCGGACCCGCCCGCCCTGTATCGAATCAATTATCTGTCCCGGCTTCTTTCACGGTGCCTGGCGCCGTTGAAATCGTTCGATTGCCCCGATGACGATATCTTGTATCAGGAAGTCAAAAAAATCCAGTGGGAAGATTTTTTTTCAAGAGGCAGAACCTTTGCCGTGTCGGGGAATGTGTCCGACAGCGGGATTTCGCATTCAAAGTACGCCTCCCTTCGCGTTAAAGACGCGGTGGCCGACTACTTCAGGGAAAAAACCGGCCAGCGCCCGGATGTGTCTCCCAAAAATCCCAATATCCAGCTCAACATCCATATCCGAAAAGACAGGGCCGTGCTCAGCCTCGACACTTCCGGCGCCGCGCTTCACAAAAGAGGATACAGAGAGGAGACCGTGTCCGCGCCCATGCGGGAGACCGTGGCCGCCGCGATTATCCGATACAGCGGGTGGGACGGCTCTGTTCCGCTGTATGATCCTTTGTGCGGATCGGGAACGCTTTTATGCGAAGCCCTCATGCGGCAGGCCCATATTCCCCCCGGCATTTTCAGGAGCCGGTTCGGTTTTGAATGTCTGCCGGACTTTAACCGCGACGTCTGGAAACAGGTGAAAAAAGAGGCCGACGGACAAATCCGGGAAGCGCCCGCGGGGCTCATCGCCGGCAGCGATGTGTCTTCGGAGGCTGTCCGCGCGGCCCGGACAAACCTGATGGGGCTCCATCACGGAAATAAGGTCGGCGTTGAGCGGGCGGACTTCTTAACGCTGTCCCCCCTCAAAAATCATGTCATCACCACCAACCCGCCTTATGGCATTCGGATGGGCAAAGACCGGAACCTTGGAATGTTTTATAAAAAATTCGGCGATTTTTTGAAACAAAAATGCAAAGGCTCTGTGGCTTTTATTTATTTCGGGGAACGGAAGTTTATCAAAAACATGGGGTTGAAGGCATCCTGGAAAAAACCCATCAAGGCCGGCGGGCTTGACGGAAGGCTGGTTAAATACGAGATGCGCTGA
- a CDS encoding conserved hypothetical protein (Evidence 4 : Unknown function but conserved in other organisms): MSVKPISYDEARKLMRPGDVIAFGGKGYFSEIVKFATFSNISHIGTIIQTRALGDEGDRFFNQIIESTSSNGVHISRFSDRLHEYDGELWWLPLSEGIRKNAFDPKAFFDFLFNQAREKKPYDFSQAVKSAIDALDELPFDRHGSAYNREDFSRFFCSELVAAGLEMAGAVKSVNASEVTPIDLCRWNIYEDHYYQLKGDAGKTISRFNTLSPEDWGE, from the coding sequence ATGTCCGTCAAACCCATCTCATACGATGAAGCCAGGAAATTAATGAGGCCGGGAGATGTCATCGCGTTCGGCGGCAAGGGCTATTTTTCCGAAATCGTCAAATTCGCCACGTTTTCAAACATCTCTCATATCGGGACGATTATCCAGACCCGGGCGCTTGGCGATGAAGGCGACCGGTTTTTCAACCAGATCATCGAGTCCACATCGTCCAACGGCGTGCATATCTCCCGATTCAGCGACCGGCTCCATGAATATGACGGCGAGCTGTGGTGGCTTCCTTTGTCCGAAGGGATTCGAAAAAACGCGTTTGACCCAAAAGCCTTTTTTGATTTTTTATTCAACCAGGCCCGGGAAAAAAAGCCCTATGATTTTTCCCAGGCCGTAAAATCCGCCATCGACGCCCTTGACGAACTCCCATTCGACCGTCATGGCTCCGCTTACAACAGGGAAGATTTCAGCCGTTTTTTTTGTTCCGAGCTGGTGGCGGCCGGCCTGGAAATGGCGGGCGCCGTCAAAAGCGTGAACGCCTCGGAGGTGACCCCCATCGATCTTTGCAGATGGAACATATATGAAGACCACTATTATCAACTGAAAGGCGATGCCGGGAAAACCATCTCCCGCTTTAACACGTTGTCACCCGAAGACTGGGGCGAATGA
- a CDS encoding GHMP kinase, with the protein MVIVKTPLRVSFAGGGSDMADFYLKEPGKVVSAAIDKFVYAIVKERFDDDIYINYSRKECVSAVSDIRHDLVREAMKSAGVEKGIELTTLADIPSSGSGLGSSSAVTVALLHVLYAYRNILVTAERLAEEACRIEIDILGKPIGKQDQFAAAYGGVNRFVFLPDGSVDRLPLAMSGKEKRDFASLLFLYYTGISRKADAILSVQKTNLASSDKRAAMRKMVALADEFADAMEAGDIGSCGRILDENWRLKQTMASSISNDEIRGMYDAAKKAGALGGKIAGAGGGGFMLLMAGRQNQAAVFESMKGRRELPFMFENSGSKVIFDDRSYSSK; encoded by the coding sequence ATGGTGATTGTCAAAACCCCCCTTCGCGTCAGCTTCGCGGGAGGGGGATCGGATATGGCCGATTTTTATTTAAAAGAGCCCGGCAAGGTGGTGAGCGCCGCCATAGATAAATTTGTTTACGCCATCGTCAAAGAGCGTTTTGACGACGATATCTACATCAACTATTCCAGAAAGGAATGCGTGTCCGCCGTGTCGGACATCCGGCACGACCTGGTCCGGGAGGCCATGAAGAGCGCCGGGGTGGAAAAAGGAATCGAGCTGACCACCCTGGCGGACATCCCTTCCTCGGGCTCGGGCCTGGGCAGTTCCAGCGCCGTGACCGTGGCGCTGCTCCATGTCCTTTACGCCTACCGGAACATCCTGGTCACGGCCGAGCGTCTCGCCGAAGAGGCCTGCCGGATCGAGATCGACATACTGGGAAAGCCCATCGGAAAACAGGACCAGTTCGCCGCCGCCTACGGCGGGGTCAACCGTTTCGTCTTTTTGCCCGACGGATCGGTGGACCGCCTTCCTTTGGCCATGTCCGGGAAAGAAAAAAGGGATTTCGCCTCTCTTCTTTTTCTGTATTACACCGGCATCTCCCGAAAGGCCGACGCCATCTTGTCGGTCCAGAAAACCAACCTGGCGTCCTCGGACAAAAGAGCGGCCATGAGAAAAATGGTCGCTTTGGCCGATGAGTTCGCCGACGCCATGGAAGCCGGGGACATCGGGTCCTGCGGCCGGATACTGGATGAAAACTGGCGGCTCAAGCAGACCATGGCCTCTTCCATCAGCAACGACGAGATCCGGGGCATGTATGACGCCGCGAAAAAAGCCGGGGCGCTGGGGGGCAAGATCGCGGGCGCCGGCGGGGGCGGTTTCATGCTTTTGATGGCCGGGCGTCAAAATCAGGCGGCGGTTTTTGAGTCCATGAAAGGCCGCCGGGAGCTGCCTTTCATGTTTGAAAACAGCGGAAGCAAGGTGATCTTTGACGACCGGTCTTATTCGAGCAAGTGA
- a CDS encoding Metal reductase, translating to MKDPLFTPITINHLEIENRICLPAMHLGMAREFEVTDQIVDFYAQRAKGRPGLICAGYATVDELSGNTQNIGAHDDRFIPGLARLASAIKDNGSLAALQINHAGRYNFSFFLDGKQPVAPSAVASRMTGETPKEMTVEEIRQTAASFAEAAGRVQKAGFDAVEILSGTGYLISEFLSPLTNLRTDEYGGSMENRMRFGIEIVRAVRESVGPDFPLMVRMNGNDFMPGGNTRRELIEYAKALSDGPVDALCVNVGWHEARVPQIVARVPRGAFVYLARGIKEAVDVPVIASHRINDPDTARNVIREGFCDMAAMGRSLIADPMLPEKARRGKENEIVHCVACAQGCFDNLFKLKHVECLCNPMAGYETKENAAPAPSPKRVMVIGGGPAGMSAALTASRKGHRVTLHESSDRLGGQLHLAAAPPGREEFSQFARDLEEQLKASRIPVFLSRDVDEALFKEEKPDFVLLATGAKPVAPPIPGLDLPHVADAWDVLEDKVETGERVVVIGGGAAGVETALFLAEKGTIPAHALKFLWVHQAETPETLFELATRGTKKVRLIEMTGDLGKDIGKSTRWGMMGDMRRFGVKTVTSGTVVKITGTGVEYEKNGEINQVPADTVVVAAGSAPHNPLEPLLDRLNIPCRVVGDARKIATAFDAVHDGHRAAMEI from the coding sequence ATGAAAGATCCCCTGTTTACCCCGATCACCATCAATCACCTGGAGATTGAAAACCGAATCTGTCTGCCGGCCATGCATCTGGGCATGGCCCGGGAATTCGAAGTCACCGACCAGATCGTCGATTTTTACGCGCAAAGGGCCAAGGGCCGTCCCGGCCTGATTTGCGCGGGATATGCAACGGTGGATGAGCTGTCCGGAAACACGCAGAACATCGGCGCCCATGACGACCGCTTTATCCCCGGGCTGGCGAGGCTCGCCTCGGCCATCAAAGACAACGGCTCCCTGGCCGCGCTTCAGATCAACCATGCGGGCCGGTATAATTTTTCGTTTTTCCTCGACGGCAAGCAGCCCGTGGCGCCGTCCGCCGTGGCGTCAAGGATGACCGGTGAAACCCCGAAAGAGATGACGGTCGAAGAAATCAGACAGACGGCGGCCTCATTCGCCGAAGCCGCCGGCCGCGTTCAAAAAGCGGGCTTTGACGCCGTGGAGATCCTCAGCGGCACCGGATATCTCATCAGCGAGTTTTTGTCCCCGCTCACCAACCTGCGGACCGATGAGTATGGCGGGAGCATGGAAAACCGCATGCGGTTCGGGATAGAGATTGTCCGCGCGGTCCGGGAATCCGTGGGGCCTGATTTCCCCCTGATGGTTCGGATGAACGGAAATGACTTCATGCCCGGCGGAAATACCCGCCGGGAGCTGATCGAATACGCAAAAGCCCTGTCGGACGGGCCTGTGGACGCCCTTTGCGTCAATGTCGGGTGGCATGAGGCCCGGGTGCCCCAAATCGTGGCCCGGGTGCCGAGAGGGGCCTTTGTCTATCTCGCCCGGGGGATCAAAGAGGCGGTGGATGTTCCCGTGATCGCCAGCCACAGGATCAATGACCCGGACACGGCCCGGAATGTCATCCGGGAAGGCTTTTGCGACATGGCGGCCATGGGCCGCTCCCTGATCGCGGATCCCATGCTTCCCGAAAAAGCGCGCCGGGGAAAGGAAAACGAAATCGTTCACTGCGTGGCGTGCGCCCAGGGCTGCTTTGACAACCTGTTCAAACTCAAGCATGTGGAGTGCCTGTGCAATCCCATGGCGGGTTATGAGACAAAGGAAAACGCCGCGCCCGCCCCGTCCCCGAAAAGAGTCATGGTCATCGGGGGCGGTCCCGCCGGCATGAGCGCGGCGTTGACCGCGAGCCGAAAGGGACATCGGGTCACTTTGCATGAAAGCTCGGACAGACTGGGGGGCCAGCTTCACCTGGCCGCCGCGCCCCCGGGAAGAGAGGAGTTTTCGCAGTTTGCCCGGGACCTTGAGGAACAGCTGAAAGCGAGCCGAATCCCCGTGTTTTTGAGCCGGGACGTGGACGAAGCGCTCTTTAAAGAGGAAAAGCCCGATTTCGTCCTGCTGGCCACAGGCGCGAAACCCGTGGCGCCGCCCATTCCCGGTCTGGATTTGCCCCATGTGGCGGACGCCTGGGACGTTTTGGAGGACAAAGTCGAGACCGGCGAGCGCGTGGTCGTGATCGGGGGCGGCGCCGCAGGGGTGGAGACGGCCCTGTTTCTGGCTGAAAAAGGAACCATTCCGGCCCACGCGCTGAAGTTTCTTTGGGTCCACCAGGCGGAGACGCCCGAAACCCTTTTTGAACTGGCCACCCGGGGAACCAAAAAAGTCCGCCTCATTGAAATGACCGGGGATTTGGGAAAGGATATCGGGAAATCAACCCGGTGGGGCATGATGGGGGACATGCGGCGGTTCGGCGTGAAAACCGTCACATCGGGAACCGTGGTGAAAATCACCGGGACCGGCGTGGAATACGAGAAAAACGGCGAGATCAATCAGGTTCCGGCGGACACCGTGGTGGTGGCGGCGGGCTCCGCGCCCCACAATCCTTTGGAGCCGCTTCTGGATCGGTTAAACATCCCTTGCCGGGTCGTCGGGGACGCCCGGAAAATCGCCACCGCGTTTGACGCGGTTCATGACGGGCACAGGGCCGCCATGGAGATTTGA